ATTAATCAAGGGCCCCACAAAACCAGTGTAATGTCTTAATTagtgttctctattttacctccCTAGGTTctcatatccattgcaatggctatccAGAACTAACAGATAAAATTCATGATTTAAAGTGCCAGTGAGAAATATTCAGGTTGAGTTGTTTTTCAGGACGTGTTTCAAAGCTGTCAAATCTGACAATAAgtgcccaaagggcataccactctgctataagcctcGACTGGAAGACGTTCAGCTTAAGCTCTGTGGGACAGCAAGTTCAACTTCcctaattaagtgtccagagcacCCCCTCTAAGCCTACCTCCTGCACAAAGGCATTCAGCTTTATCTGCTTCTCTGTGTTGGGAAGTCcgtcactctgttccatgctctgcttcctgtttctgctgctgctcctctgtatAACTGCCTCCTGGATCAGAAGTTATCCTTTACTCCTGGCTCTTACTAATAATGAGATtcatcctcctgcttctcagaagaaTCATTTTATATACAGTAAGATGGCACTCCAGAGAATCTATTTGCAATTACAAGTGGATGCAGTCTGTATGGTCTTCCACCTAATGACTTTGTTTCAGGTGTTGGAGTAGGAGATAAAAGTTTATCCCAATGGAATAACTGACTCATCCAGGCTTGGACAGTTATGTTTTTAAATATACTATTTCCATTTGACTACTGAGACTTCCTGGatacttttcatttcattttgttagTGTTCGAGTCCCAAGTTGACCACCCCAAATGATACCAAGCCAAACAGTCACAGGGTTCGAGTCTGACACCAGGTTTCAACATAAGTTTGATGTAAGGTGCTGACGAATCCATtcaaattcatagcaactctaggtaCAATGAATGAAACTGTCAGATACTGCTCTAACCTCACAAGCATTGATATGtcggagcccatcattgcagccactgtggcaaatccatcttattgagagtCTGCTCTTTTGAAAACACCATAGttaaaatgcatcaactcttccttGATCTtcgttattcattgtctagcttccaCTTGAGGTGAACattatggcttggggcaggtgtatcttagtgctcaaagtgatGTCTGTAACGCTTTGAAACTCAAAGTCTTTTGGGGGCACATTTGCCTGATGGCCATGCTGGTTTGACGGCTGTTGATGGTGGATCTaagttaaatgaaatccttgacttcaatattttctatgtGAATTATGATGTTTCCAACTGTTCCAGTTGTGCAGATTGTTTGCTCGCCACGTGTAATAAGTACTGAAGGCTAATCTGCACCTGGAAGGGCTTCCAGCTCTCTTCACTGTTAGCCGGCATGGTTGGGTTATCTGCACATTCCAGGTTGTAAATGATTCTTCTGCCAGTCCTGATGCCAGGTTCTTCATACAGTCTAgtctctcagattatttgctcagcatgcagattgactaagtatgcagacattttctgattttaaacctttgGTGTATGTTGTGGTTTTACCCCAGGTCCTGGAAATCCCATTCATGGTAACATGATCCATCATTTGTTCTCCCCACATTAGAATACatttccatagtcaataaaaagataaacatagttctgggattctctgcctTTAACTAAGATTCACctgacattaacaatgatattcttcattctacaccctccttgaatccaacttgaatttctggcatttTCCTGTTGATGGTACTACTGCAACTAGTTTTTGAATtacctttagcaaaattttatttatgtgtGATATTAAAGGTATCATTAgacaatttccacattctgttggatcatctttcttttttttaaatttttttattttttggatcatctttctttggaatggacacaatgaTCCATCTCGTCCAGTTGGTTGACTAGGAGGCTGTCTGTCTTATAAATGCTTCTGGGAATGTTAAATGGCAAATCCCTTTGTAAAAGTTTGGCTTAAAACACTTGTGCTGTGAATCATTACCACACGATCACTGCTAATGTAAGGTGATTAATATCAAAAGGCTCTTTAAGCAGATACAACTCTTGAGCTCACCACACAGCcaccaacaggaaaaaaaaactatATGTAAGTGGGCCAGCACAATTCAAACTCATGTTGTTCAAGTATCAACTATAAACTATGGGcagattttcttttatttatttatttttctcttttttttttaatgggcagaTTTTCAAGTGTGTGTAAGGTCAGTACCCCAACCCCTTCCCTACATGCATAGCTCAAGGGTCTACTGTATAAGACTTTATTTTTGATAACCCTAAACTGGAAACAACTCACATGTCCAGCCACAGGTTAATGGAAAATAAATCATAGTACATGCATATACTGGCATATGTCTTGACAATAAAAATGACTAAACATGTAACATGGATGAATTTCAACATAATGGCCAAATTAACCAGGCTCCCCCTCTTACctgcaaattatatatatattctatactGACAAAATATATAGAAGTTGCCTGAGGATTATAAATAGTCATGAAGAAACATTTGGAAATAATGGATATATACATTATCTTTTGTAGTTATGATTTCACAggtgtatacatacatcaaagcCTATTGTACACTttgaaggggacttcaaaaatttcAGGGACAAATGGGATTTGTCCATGAAGCTTTTGAAGTCTCTCCATATATGCAATTTATTGCATGTCAATAGATCTCAGTAAAGCTGTTTAGATCTCAAAAAGGCAGGGAAAATGAAAATTGTGTTACTTAGGGATATATATTACAAAGGAAAGCAACTGAATGATGAAATCAAAATCCATAGTATagtggaggaaaggagggagataTCATGGGAGAGAGACACACAGTTGTCATGTTCTGGTACTGGTAATGTTTCTGAAACTGGATACTAGGTGTTTCACTATCCTCTTAACTACATACCTGCTTTATGCAACCTTTTGTATGAggttttcataatttaaaaaaaacttgttAAGAATTTTCTGAGTCTGTGAAGAACTTAAAGGAATCATCACTATTTACCAAAATGTAGTTAATCATTTTTGGACAGCAGCCCCAaatctttaaaataaaacatcTTTTGAATACTAAGATTCTTAGTATCTTTAAAGCTCTTTCACCTGTGATCTGTattgctggtttcaaaatgacaaATTCTTCATCTATTTGAGGCAGCTGTGCAATCAATTTCAAAGGaaggaatggaaagataaaagcTATAGCTACCCTGTTTCTGTCCTTGCCCatatttaaaagtaaataatTGGCCTATTTCCTCACAACAACCTGGAGATGGGAAGCAGGAGGTAGTTAACCAGCCAATCCTACGGAGTGAGATGTGGGATCTGTATCATAgtaatttacagccttggaaatccctacTGAGCAAATCAATACCACCCTGCAGCAAcactatgaatcacaatcaactggatggtaATGGGACTGATTTTTGGGTAACTACCTAGCCTAGAAACAATTTCCTTGCACACAACTTCTCTAGAAGATGATTGTGTTTTCTCTCTCCAAAGTACTTAAAAGGGTTTTTACctttacattttcatttatttggttaTTGTGTTTGTCCAATATATACTGTAATAATAGTATATATACTGCTGTTGTCTCCACTTCACTTTGTTCTATATTACAGTTTTGTTAATATGTAATGGAGGTCTTGGCATTTTGGTTCTGGCCATGGCAGCATAAACTGGGAATGTGATGCCATTCTCACATAATTTAAGAGGCAAACAACCCTAGGTTTCATTTGGAAAAGAAAACTGTGCTTCAGTCTTTGTTCCTGTCACCTTCCCAGCGAGTTTGAATGAGCTGCACTTATCTGCTACTTcactcaactccctgccatctagtGGACTGACATAgggacacattgggctgctaatggcaaggtgaacagttcaaaatcatcagtagcaagatgaggctttccactcccacagggtttacagtcttgaaaacctacaGTAGCAGTTCTACTAGGCTCTAGTCTCAAAACAACAGCGAGTTTTAGCAAGATCCACCTGATATTATCAATGATATTCTtcattccacgtcctcttctgaatccaacttgaatttctggcagtttcctgttgaTATACTACTGCAAGTAGATGACATTTTCAAGGAATGTGGTGGCTACTTCACTTTCTACAGAAACCACCAAGCATcaagtttgtttgttcattttattattttttaaagtttgtttggtttttaaacagttttatcgacaatccacatatcatacaatagttcaattatatcaagaaaagctGTATAATCATCACAATTTCAGAGCATTCATTTTCTTCTGGTATTCATTgttcttagctccccatttctccccagcctcccctaccataccctcaagaaaccatcaatacagttactgtctctatcaaTCCACCATCCTGAATTTCACATATAGGAAAACAtacagaaacagaacaacaataacaaagtaaaacaaaaatcaaaaagcaagcagaaaataaaattgtTGCACAAATttacaatgggtcaaaaaggagattaaattatacaGTGTTAACTTTTAATCTACAACAATTCACTTTCCGaggcactctgcatgatagcaaggttatTTGAATATTTGGTTTATGGTCAGAAGGGAGTCACCAGAAACTTAATCCATGTGCATTTCCCtttcactttctttttaaaaattttttattttaaatcactgtattaggggctcattacaACTCTTATTGAAACAACTTTCAAAGAGGTCCAAAGATAGCTCAAATTACaagatattttattttaactacatctgcaataattaactttacaatgctcttgtCTGATAACACAGCTAGACACATCCCTcaaccatggtcagaggggattcacctgaggcttaaAATATGCTAGACTTtgaaaatgggttttgggcttccatGATCCTCCATTACCTACTACGAGCCAGGTGTTCACCATTTAAgccctgataccattccctccagaTTCGGATATTATttgcaattcttggatcacagctggtgtgcttcgttcATGTGGGCTCAGTTGACCCCAATTAAATGGTTGTTTTAAGACTTTTAAGAGCCCAATTCAGATgctatttctgatagccaagtACCATCTACCTTATTATAGCGCCTATTCAATtgatctcttcaggagggtgagcatcaggcTGGGCCATGCCATAAGAGAGAATTGTTCACATATTGGAGAATTAAATGCGAGCCCGAAATCCATTCCTACATTTATGGTTTATacatgcctctgattcaccttagaCTACCCAGTTATTTTGAACGGGCTGCACATACAATTCCATTCAACTCTCTGTCATCGAGTGGATTGTCATAgcgagttacaagttgggctgtgtctTGCAAGGtgggcagcttgaaaccaccagctgccctgtgggagaaaaattAAGACTTTCTTTGGGAAGACCAAGATTTAGTCATGGAAACCCATATTGCCAATTCTATATGCTGCAGGCTAGCAACGTCACCACTGAGCTCTACAGGTGTTTTAAGGAATGGTAGCTATTTCACGTTTGCAAGGAAGCCCCTCAAAACAAACGTCAAGTTTTAAGAGGTCTCCTTTGAGGTTTCTTCGTCACTCTCCTCCGCTTGAACCGGAGCGTCTTCGGAACCCGGGTCGCGTCGGGGTGAAGCGCTGGGCCGCTCACGGAAGGATCTTCCCTCAAGATGTGTCGCCTTAGAAACCGGAGAGAAGCGCCAGGCGACGCCCCTCGGCGGGCTTCCCGGGCCCTTTAATAAACCCGCCGCGGGCCTTCCCGCCTCTCTTCGCGTCGTGCACTTCCGGCCGCGGAGACGCTCGGGAGCGCGCCTCGCGAATCTCCGCCAATCAGCGGCTCCGCGCGgccggcgcgcgcgcgcgcatttGTGCGCAGGTTCGAATCTACCCCTCCGCGGTTGCTCCCTCCCAACGTCCGGGTCGCAAGGAGGCGGAGGGCGGAGTCGCGCGCGCCTGCCGCCCCGCCCCCTCAGCCTTGGCGCGTTCCTGGCCGCCGCCTCGCCCTCCGCCGCGCGCCGTGCCCTCGGCCTCGGCCTCCGCTCGGCTTCCCGCGCCGGGCCGACTCGGCTCCACCCGCGCTCCCGAGGCCCATGGCCAAGCGGCGTGCGGCCGAGCCGCTGACGTTCCACGTGCCTTGGAAAAGGCTGCTTCTCCGCGAGTTCACtgaggagccgccgccgccgctctgGGACCTGCCTCAGGGGGCCGCGCATCCCCCCCTCGGTGACCCCGAACCGCCCCGAAAGCGCAAAATCGGCGCGGGGGCCATGGCCGAACCCCTGCCATCGCCCCGCAAACGCCGCGACGGCGGGAACGGCTGCGGCGCGGGCCGTGCGGCCCACAGCCCGGAGACTGGCGAGCCTCCCCCGGGCGCCCCCGGGCCGGGGGAGGAGCCCCCGAGGGGCGGCGGCGGCGAAGGGGCGGGGCGCGCGGGGACGCCCAGGGGCGACTGGGGGCCGGTGCCGAGCCAGGTAAGGTCGTCCGAGGGCTGGGTGCTCGCGATGGTGGGCGGGCCGAGGAGGAGGGCGCGGGACGTCCCGCTTCAGACGCCCATCTGCAAGGACGCGCCCAGAAGGGACTAAGCTGTGGCTGCTTGCCCGGGGACTGACGTCGGCGCGTTTTGGGGGGAGTCCCACCGACTAAGCATTTTTATTAAACTTTCGGAAAAGGAGACGGTCCAGTGAGGGACAAGGGGCTTGGCAGCTTCAAACCCGGCAACGGGTAAGGAAGCAGGAATGTGGGTCCCAACTGTACCCGAAAGAGGGTTAGCTCAACGGCAAGCTTCCCAGGAGGGTGTCAGGTCTTCCCTTGGGGTCATCGTTACGCCAAGTTTAACTGCGGTTATGCCACAAGTCACGATTTCATTCTAAAGGGGGTGACCCAAGCTGAACTCACTTTAGGCACGACAACGCTCACTTGATTTAGAGGCAGGACCTCTAAACTTTGTATAAACGCTGCTCATCCGCAGAAGGATCATGTTTGGAAATTAATAGGCTGCCAGACCAATGTGTGCATGAGAATCACGTGGGGATTTCACCTCAGGAATTGAACCTACCTCATTTCTGCACCTAAGAAGGTCTGGCTTGTTCTCATTGgcagtctttatttatttatttttctctctctttctttttactattttattgggggctcttacatctcttgttacaatccatgcatTGATTGCATTAGACATGTTTGTACACAATGTTGgcttcatttctagacatttaaaaaatcattttattggggactcatacaactcttaacatcatccatccattctgccaagcacatttgtagccatcatcattctcaaaacattttctttctacttaagtccttggtagcagctcattgtccctcctttcctccctcacagacccttgataatttataaattattttgtcatttcttacactgtccgactctccattcacccacttttctgttatctgtcccccagggagggggttatatgtatatcattgtgatccgttccccatttctaccccatgtttccccttactcccctggtatcgctactcattggtcctgaggggcttatctgtcatgtattccctgtgtttccagctcttatctgtaccagtgtacatcctctagtctagcaggatttgtaaggtagaattggggccatgatagtgggggggaggaagcattaaagaactagagggaagttgtatgtttcatcagtgctatactgcaccctgactggctcctctcctcccggtgaccctctgtaaggggatgtccagtggcctacagatgggctttgggtttccactctgcactctcccctcattcacaatgataggattttttcttttttgatgcctgatacctaatcctatcaacacctcatgatcacataggctggtgtgtttcttccctgtagactttgttgcttctcagctagatggccgcttgtttatcttcaagcctttaagaccccagatgctgtatcttttgatagctgggcaccatcagctttcttcaccacattgtttatgcacccgctttttcttcagcgatcatgtagtgacggtgagcatcatggaatgccagtctaatagaacaaaatgtccttgcattgagggagtacttgagtagaggctacaTTGGCAATCTTTATATGAGACTTGAATTATGGTAAGGACAAATTGAATTAAATGTAAAGTCCAGACTAGATTTCAGAGATTTAGTATGAAAGAAGGAAAGTTTAAATAGCTCAATTTTATGTCACACATTGGAATAGCCTTTTGGGATATTAGATTAAATACATGATATTAAAACAAGCCAACttaatttccatttttaatatggcTGCTACTACTACTTCTCAGTGCCATTGAATAGGTTTCCAACTGTTGTAAgtgagaccctatgggacagagtagaacagctctggTCGGTTTCTGAGGTGAAGGAGAAAGGTTTCTCTTCCACAGATAGGTTTGAATCACTGGCCCCAGTGGCAAGCAGCACTATGCGTAACTTGCTATGCTACCAGGCCTCTGTAACATGAtgactagggaacttacatttgtGGCTAGCATGTTTTTATCAGAGTGTGCTGATTTATATCTAAGAATTTAAGTGGATCCCAAAGTAATGTAAGGAGCCTGAAATGCTTCAGCTACTACATGAAAGCATCTACCCTACTTTTTTCTGTTGTGTTCTTACAGAAGATGCTTTCTAAAAAGAATTGGGGTTCCTTTAGCATGACGTGTTCTTCATGGAAAATCCAATAAAATAATGACAGTTTTATAATTCAGAAAGATGTTTTATACATGATTGtgttcaaactacggcccgtgggccatgtggcccgctgaggacatttatccagcccgctgggtgcttttgccccgttttgtttttttacttcaaaataagatatgtgcagtgtgcataggaatttatttatagtttttttttaaactatagtccggtcctccaacgggtctgagggacagtgaactggcccccctgtttaaaaagtttgaggactcctgattTAGACCATCATGGATATTTCTGAATGAAATTTCAAAGTGTAAATATTCAGTTTTGTTGGAATTTAGAAAGTATAAACCTTATTTAGACCTTTTCCTTCAGACTACTCATTTATGCTCAAAATCAATTTCAAACAGACCTAGAAATATAGTCACGCTGAGCTATTGGATATAGACAAGCTTTGTAGCTTGAAAATTTCCTTAGGCTATGGATCAGGTACCCCACCCATACATATTTTCATTCCAGAATACACTGCAGTATAACCACAAAATTGATACCAAATAAGTATTGAAATGACAGCCAGGCAAACAGAATTATTTAATAGACTGACCCACAGATGTCTCCttaaattttacttgcaagtaGTATCAGTTTTTATGTTTTCATCAGTGACTTGACTTGACATCTCATATGAACAAGCAAAACACACGGCAGGGAACAAGTGTGCCTCTAGGATTTCCCTCTTCACCAAGACTTGCCACTTATTCTCTTTTGGCAAAAGCCCAAGAATTCTATCATATTGTTAATTTTTGTAAGAGctgcttttctttgaaatggaggaCATGCTGTCCAGCTGGCCTCCCGTTACCTGATTCCAGAGACAGACTACACCTATGCCCACACTTAACACTAGACTGTTATTAGCCAACGTTTTGCATTTACAACAAAAGTAAGAAATGTACTGTTAaactgtttttttccccctgctaATTAAGTTCATCTGGCAGTAAAGAGCACCAGGGTTTGAAGCAAGAGTGATGTTGGCATGATGGTCAAGGTTATATGTCAACTTTGTTGGACCGAGTCTCTGGTTTGTCAAATTGTGTAATGATGTGGCAGCTTTTTATTAATGACACCAGTCCTCTTTTGTGATTGATATGATGATTCTCCATTTTCAAGTGACACTCATTTTTGCATAATGATTTGGTCTTTGGATCTAAACCATGTTAAATGTGATGTGATTGTACAACATTTTAAGGATTTTATGACTACTTGCCAAGAGGGAACAAGATATAATAAAATAGCATTGGGTTCTTAAAAAAGTGTTTTCAGTTAATGTAGTGAATGCCCAGTTCTAGCCCCTTCCTAACCCCATGGTGTCTCATGTGAGGAATTCCTCACATGTGCCCACTGTCTTCCATGAAAGTGTAAGCTAGGCAGGATAATGGGAACTGCTCTTCTGTTCTGAAACCTTGGAGGGCTTCCTACATTTCTAATCTTTtctgggtttttcttttcttcttttgatgTCCATcacgtcgattctgattcattgtgaccctacaACCAGATGTGACTGCATTGAAGTGATTTTCTAATTGTAGTGTTATGTAGGCTCCATTGCTCTGTGCTGACCTCTACTATTAGACGTTTGAAGTAGAAAGTAAATAGAAATGTTTCGTGTAATTAGACTAGTATGACTCTTAGGCTTATTGGAATAGAATATTTAACCTTAATTTTCACCACAGTTTCTCGAAGTAGTTTGTTTCATATGTTTTACTGAAAAGGGAGTGGATAATTTGCACAAttaaaaaaccagactcactgctattgagtcaattctggcccgTAGTCACTGTGTGGGACAGGATAAAACTGTCTCTGTGACTTTTTagacctgtaactctttactggagtagaaagtctcagttTTCCTCAgcaaaatggctggtggtttcaaactgccgaccttgtggttagcagcccaaagagtagcttctgtgccaccagggctcccccataGGGAGAAAAATAGATCTTTACTTAAAATTTGATTTGCTTATTACAGTGACATTTTATTGGTGTATATTTGATTTGTATATGTCTATCCTAATATTCAGAAATTTTCACAAGACTAGTGCATTGAATGAACTGTCTGCTGAGATTCCCATGTAGATTGGTGTTTCTCTTTACAGTAACCATTAGCCATTGTTGAGCACTGAAATGCTAGTTTAAGTGGTGTTGGAAGTGTGAATAAGAGATACTACTGAGATTAATTTCAccagtttccttttactttttatgCTTATAAgaaagcaagatatgacaaaataacgatgtataaattaccaagggcatatgagggaggggggaatggggaggggtggggggaagaggacctgatgcaaggggcttaagtggagagcaaatgccttgagaatgattggggcagggaatgtgtggatgt
This window of the Tenrec ecaudatus isolate mTenEca1 chromosome 10, mTenEca1.hap1, whole genome shotgun sequence genome carries:
- the C10H9orf40 gene encoding uncharacterized protein C9orf40 homolog, with the translated sequence MAKRRAAEPLTFHVPWKRLLLREFTEEPPPPLWDLPQGAAHPPLGDPEPPRKRKIGAGAMAEPLPSPRKRRDGGNGCGAGRAAHSPETGEPPPGAPGPGEEPPRGGGGEGAGRAGTPRGDWGPVPSQHNEEFWQYNTFQYWRNPLPPIDMADIEDDRHEDKLPEATLQGKDEVVEIDMES